The nucleotide sequence CTCCCCGGGCCAGGTGGACCACGTCATCGCGCACCAGGCCAACCTGCGAATCCTCGAGGCGGTGATGCAGCGCATCGAGATTCCCGTCGAGAAGTGCTGGATCAACCTCGACAAATACGGCAACACGTCGGCCGCCTCGGTGCCCATGGCGCTGGATGAGGCCAACCGCGCCGGCCGTCTCAAGCGCGGGGACCTCATCGCCGTGATGGCGGTGGGGGCGGGTATGGCGTGGGGCAGTGCCGTGGTGCGGTGGTAGCCAAGGGGCAGTCAGGGAGGGAGTGAGTACACATGTCGAAGATTGCATTCGTCTTCCCCGGGCAGGGCAGCCAGAAGGTGGGCATGGGGAAGGACCTGCTGGAGAAGTTCCCCGAGGCTCGCGCCGTCTTCGACGCGGCGGATGATGCGCTCGGCGAGAAGCTGTCCTCCCTCTGCTTCGAGGGGCCCGAGGACGCGCTCAAGCTCACCGCCAACACGCAGCCGGCGATCCTCACGGTGTCCTTGGCCGTCCACGCCATCGTCTCCAAGCGCGGGGTGACGGCCTCCTTCGTCGCGGGGCACTCGCTGGGTGAGTACTCGGCCCTGGTGGCCGCTGGCGCCCTGTCGCTGCCGGACGCCGTCCGCGCGGTGCGCTCGCGCGGCTCCTTCATGCAGGAGGCGGTGCCCGCGGGCGTGGGTGCCATGGCCGCCGTGCTCGGCCTGGAGCCCGAGAAGGTGAAGGCCGCCTGTGACGCGGCGGCCCAGGGCGAGGTGCTGGCCCCCGCCAACTACAACTCGCCCGAGCAGACGGTCATCGCCGGGCATGCCTCCGCGGTGGCTCGCGCCGAGGCGAAGCTCAAGGAGGCCGGCGCCAGGCGCGTCATGCCCCTGCCGGTGTCCGCGCCCTTCCACTGCGCGCTGATGGATCCGGTGAAGCCGCGGCTGGCCGAGGTGCTCGGCAAGGTGAAGGTGTCCGCGCCCCGCATCCCGGTGGTCACCAACGTGGAGGCCAGGCCCAACGCGGACGCCTCGCGCGTGGTCCCGCTCCTGCTGGAGCAGGTGAGCGCCCCGGTGCGCTGGATCGAGTGCGTGGAGGCCCTCAAGGCCGAGGGCGTGACGCGCATCGTCGAGCTGGGACCGGGTAAGGTGCTGGCCGGGCTCGTCAAGCGCATCAGCAAGGACATCGAGACGTTCAACGTCGAGGATTCCGCGAGCCTTGAGAAGACGCTCGCGGCGCTGGGGGCAGCATGAACGGCTTCAAGGACAAGGTGGTGCTGGTGACGGGCGGCTCGCGCGGCATCGGCCGGGCGTGCGCGGTGGCCTTCGCCAAGGCGGGCGCCGCCGTGGTGATCGTCAACTACGCGGGCAACGAGGCGGCCGCCCAGGAGTCGGTCAAGCTCGTCCAGGAGGCCGGCGCCAAGGCCGAGGCCGTGAAGTTCGACGTGGCGGACACCGCCGCCTGCGCCTCCGCCGTGGAGAACATCGTCAAGACGCACGGCCGGCTGGACGTGCTCGTCAACAACGCGGGCGTGGCGGTGGACGGCCTGGTCATGCGCTTGAAGGACGAGGACTGGGACAAGCAGTTGGACACCAACCTCAAGGGCGCCTTTGCCCTCATCCGCGCCGCCAGCCGCCCGATGATGAAGCAGCGGGGTGGGGCCATCATCAACCTCACCTCCATCGTCGGCGAGTCGGGCAACGGCGGACAGGCCGCCTACTCCGCCTCCAAGGCGGGCCTCATCGGCCTGACGAAGTCGGTGGCCAAGGAGCTGGCCAGTCGCAACATCCGCGTCAACGCCGTCTCCCCGGGCTTCATCGGCACGGACATGACGGCCAGCATCAACGACGAGATGCGCAAGAAGATGCTGGAGAACATCCCCCTGGCACGTCTGGGCACCCCGGAAGAGGTGGCCAACGCCGTGGTATTCCTGGCCAGCGATGCGGCTGCCTACATCACCGGAGAAGTTCTGAAGGTGAATGGCGGCATGTACATGTAGCCCAAGGTTGGATTGCTGGCGGGCGTGGGATATACCGCGCCCGCCTTTGACTGGGCCCGGGAAGTAAGGCGGGCCCCCACATGGTTCCTGGAGGGTTCATCACTTATGTCGACGTCAGCCATCGAAACCAAGGTCAAGTCCATCATCGCCGACCAGCTCGGGGTGGGAGAGGACGAGATCAAGCCCGAGTCCTCGTTCATCGAGGACCTTGGCGCCGACAGCCTCGACATCGTGGAACTCGTGATGGCGATGGAGGAGGAGTTCGAGGTCGAGATTCCCGATGAAGAGGCCGAGAACATCAAGACTGTCGGCGACGCCATCAACTACATCAATACCCACAAGAAGTAAGGCAGCACGCGCGGCCGGGCCGGAGGAACGCCAGGCACCGGCGTTCCGTGGCCGCGCACAGGCGTAGCCGCGCACCCGTTGGAGAGGATCGTGTCAAACCGTCGAGTCGTCGTCACTGGTACCGGATTGATCACGGCACTGGGTACCGGTACCGAGAAGAACTGGCAGGCGATGCTCGCCGGCAAGTCTGGGATCGGCACCATCACGCGCTTCGAGCTGGCGAAGCTCGACACGCGTGTCGCGGGCGAGGTGAAGGACTTCGCGCCCGAGGAGTTCATCGACAAGCGCGAAGTGCGCCGGATGGACCTGTTCTCCCAGTACGCCGTGGCCGCCTCCGAGATGGCCATGCGCGAGAGCGGCCTGCCCATCGGCACGGACAAGCCGCACGGCTACCAGCAGGAGCGGGTGGGCGTCATCATCGGCTCCGGCATCGGGGGCATCGCGTCGCTGGAGGAGCAGCACAAGAAGGGGCTGGAGAAGGGGTTCGACCGGCTGTCGCCCTTCTTCATCATCCAGATGATCATCAACATGGCGCCCGGCCTGGTCTCCATCCGCTACGGCGCCAAGGGCCCCAACTGGTCCCCGGTGTCCGCCTGCGCCACCAGCGCCCACGCCATTGGCGAGGCCTGGAAGTCCATCCGCCTGGGTGAGACGGACGCCGTCATCGCCGGAGGCGCCGAGGCCGCCATCACCCCGCTGGGCATGGGTGGCTTCTCGGTGATGAAGGCGCTGTCCACGCGCAACGACACCACCGCCAGCCGCCCGTTCGACAAGGACCGGGATGGCTTCGTGATGGGCGAGGGCGCCGGCATCGTCATCCTCGAGGAGCTGGAGCACGCGAAGAAGCGCGGCGCCAACATCCTGGCGGAGCTGGTGGGCTACGCGGCCAACTCGGACGCCAACCACGTCACCGCCCCGGCCCCCGAGGGCGAGGGCGCGGCCCGCTGCATGCGCCTGGCCCTGGCCTCCGCGCAGATGAACCCCGAGGAGGTGGGCTACATCAACGCCCACGGCACCTCCACCCCGTACAACGACGCCAACGAGACCAAGGCCATCAAGTCCGTCTTCGGCGCGCACGCGCGGAAGCTGGCCGTGTCGTCCACCAAGTCGATGACCGGGCACATGCTCGGCGCGGCCGGTGGCGCGGAGGCGGTGGTGAGCGTGCTGTCGCTGCTGCGCGGCGTGCTGCCTCCGACGATCAACTACACGACGCCGGATCCGGACTGCGATCTGGACTACGTGCCGAACCAGCCTCGAGAGGTTCGCGTCGAGGCGGCGATGAGCAACTCGTTCGGCTTCGGTGGCACCAACGCGGTGCTGCTGTTCCGCCGCTTCAAGTAGTCCGGCCCTGCCGGGAGGAGGCCCGCGTGAAGATCATCCTTGCTTCCGACCACGCGGGCCTCGAGCTGCGCAAGGCCCTGGTGGACCTGCTCCAGGAGAAGGGCCACGCGTTCCAGGACGTGGGTCCCACCACCAGCGACTCGGTGGACTACCCGGACTTCGCCAGGACGGTGGCCCGCGCCGTGGCCGCCGGCGAGTTCACCCACGGGGTGCTCGTGTGCGGCACGGGCATCGGCATGAGCATCGCGGCCAACAAGTACCGGGGCGTGCGCGCGGCCCTGTGCAGCACCGAGTTCGAGGCCCGCATGGCCCGCGAGCACAACGACGCCAACGTGCTGTGCCTGGGGCAGCGGGTGATCGGCCCCGGCGTGGCCAAGGGCATCCTCGAGGCCTTCCTCGCCACCGCGTTCGCGGGCGGCAAACACGCCCGGCGCGTCCAGATGATCCGCGACGCCGAGTCCGAATCGCAGCGGTGAGGCCCTGGCGGGGCTTGCTCCGCTCGTGGCCGGCGTTCCAGTCTTCCAGCAGCAGCCTCCGCAGCGGAGGCCTTCGCAGCACCTACCTTCCGAGGGAACCATGGAGAACATCCGCACGCTCGCCGAGGTCGATCCCGAGATCGCCCAGGTGGTCCGCCACGAGACGGAGCGCCAGGAGGAGGGGCTCGAGCTGATCGCCTCGGAGAACTTCGTCAGCCCGGCGGTCATGGAGGCCATGGGCTCGGTGCTGACGAACAAGTACGCCGAGGGCTACCCCGGCAAGCGCTACTACGGCGGCTGCGAGGTGGTGGACGTGGCGGAGACGCTCGCCATCAACCGCGTGAAGGAGCTGTTCGGCGCCGAGGCCGCCAACGTCCAGGCCCACTCGGGCAGCCAGGCCAACATGGCCGCCTACATGGCGCTGATGAAGCCGGGCGACACCATGCTGTCGCTGGACCTGAACTCCGGTGGCCACCTCACCCACGGCGCGGCCTTCAACTTCTCCGGCAAGCTCTACAAGGTCGTCCACTACGGGCTGACGCGCGAGACGGAGACGATCGACTTCGGGCAGGTGTCCTCCCTGGCCCGCGAGCACAAGCCCAAGGTCATCATCGTGGGCGCCAGCGCCTATCCGCGCACGCTCGACTTCGCGAAGTTCCGCGAGATCGCCGACAGCGTGGGCGCGGCGATGATGGTGGACATGGCGCACATCGCCGGCCTGGTGGCCGCGGGCGTGCACCCCTCGCCGGTGCCGCTGGCGGAGTTCGTCACCTCCACCACGCACAAGACGCTCCGCGGCCCGCGCGGCGGCCTGGTGCTGTGCAAGGAGCCGTACGCCAAGGCCGTCAACAGCCAGATCTTCCCCGGCATCCAGGGCGGGCCGCTGATGCACGTGATTGCCGCCAAGGCCGTGGCCTTCAAGGAGGCGCTCAGCCCCGAGTTCAAGGCCTACCAGCGACAGATCGTCTCCAACGCCAAGGCGCTGGCCGAGGCGCTCCAGAAGGCCGGCCTGCGCCTGTGCTCGGGCGGCACGGACAACCACCTCATGCTGGTGGACCTGCGCCCCAAGAAGATCACCGGCAAGGCCGCCGAGGACGTGCTGGGCAAGGCCGGCATCACCGTGAACAAGAACATGATCCCGTTCGATCCGGAGAAGCCGACCACCACCTCCGGCGTCCGCGTGGGCACCCCCTCCCTCACCACGCGCGGGATGAAGGAAGCGGAGATGGCCATCGTCGGCCAGCTCATCGGCGAGGCGCTGGACAATGCCTCGGACGAGGCGCAGCTGACGCGCATCCGTGGCAAGGTGAAGGAGCTGACGAAGTCCTTTCCGCTCTACGCCTCGCGCCTGAAGTAGGTAATGTCTCCCGCTCCCGATGCGCTGCCCCTTCTGCCAGGACACCGAGAACAAGGTCATCGACTCGCGCGAGTCGCATGAGGGCTCGGTCATCCGCCGGCGCCGCGAGTGCCTGCAGTGCAAGCGCCGCTTCACCACGTACGAGCGGGTGGAGGAGCTCTACCCGCTCATCGTGAAGAAGGACGGCCGGCGCGAGGCCTTCGATCGGGACAAGATCGTCAACGGGCTGAAGAAGGCCTGCGAGAAGCGCCCCGTGTCGGCCGACCAGGTCGAGCAGACGGTGGAGGCCATCGAGCGGATGCTGCAGGGCATGGGCGAGAAGGAGGTGCCCTCCAGCGTCATCGGCGAAGAGGTGATGAAGCACCTGCGCGCGCTGGACGAGGTGGCCTATGTGCGCTTCGCCTCGGTGTACCGGAGCTTCCGCGACATCGCCGAGTTCATGAACGAGCTGCGCGAGCTGGCCGATCAGTCGAAGGAAGCCCGGCCCAAGCCCCAGCCCGGCAAGGGTGGCCAGCCGTCATGAGGCTGCTGACTCGGGCACGCCTGAAGGCCAGCAGGGCCCCGAGAGCAAAGCGCGCCGCGGACTTCGACCGGGCCGTGGCCGAGTTCTTCATGCGCATCGCGCTGGAGGAGGCCACCAAGGGCCTGGGCCGCACCAGCCCCAACCCGGCCGTGGGCGCGGTGCTGGTGAAGGGCGGGCGCATCATCGCTCGTGGCTTCACCCAGCCGGCGGGACAGGCCCACGCGGAGGTGATGGCGCTGGCGGCGGCCGGCCCTCGGGCGCGCGGCGCGGACCTCTACACGACGCTCGAGCCGTGCAGCCACTATGGGCGCACGCCCCCGTGCACCCTGGCCATCCTCGAGGCCGGCGTGCGCCGCGTCATCAGCGCCGCCGGGGACCCGAACCCGCGGGTGAATGGCAAGGGCATCGCCAGGCTCCGGCGCGCCGGGGTGGAGGTGCTCACCGGCGTGCTCGAGGAAGAGGCCACCACGCTCAACCGGGCCTTCTTCAAGACCATCCGCACGGGCATGCCCTACGTCACGCTCAAGGCGGCGGTGACGCTGGATGGCAAGCTGGCCACGGCCACCGGTGACTCGCGCTGGGTGACGGGCGAGACGGCGCGCGCCTGGGTCCACCAGCTGCGCAACCAGGTGGATGTCATCCTCGTGGGCTCCAACACGGTGCGCCGGGATGATCCCAAGCTCACCACCCGGCTGCCCGGCGGCGGAGGGAGGGACCCGGTGCGCGTGGTGGTGGACTCGCGCCTGAGCCTGAAGCCGTCCGCCACCATCTTCACCCAGCGCTCCCCGGCGAAGACGGTGCTCGCCACCCTGGAGGACCCCGAGGGCCGCAAGGCGCGCCGCTTCTCCGCTCAGGGCGTCGAGGTGTGGCAGGTGCGCG is from Hyalangium gracile and encodes:
- the ribD gene encoding bifunctional diaminohydroxyphosphoribosylaminopyrimidine deaminase/5-amino-6-(5-phosphoribosylamino)uracil reductase RibD — encoded protein: MRLLTRARLKASRAPRAKRAADFDRAVAEFFMRIALEEATKGLGRTSPNPAVGAVLVKGGRIIARGFTQPAGQAHAEVMALAAAGPRARGADLYTTLEPCSHYGRTPPCTLAILEAGVRRVISAAGDPNPRVNGKGIARLRRAGVEVLTGVLEEEATTLNRAFFKTIRTGMPYVTLKAAVTLDGKLATATGDSRWVTGETARAWVHQLRNQVDVILVGSNTVRRDDPKLTTRLPGGGGRDPVRVVVDSRLSLKPSATIFTQRSPAKTVLATLEDPEGRKARRFSAQGVEVWQVRARRDRVDLKALLTRIGHAGFNHVLVEGGAEMYGSFLRERLADELALFLAPKLIGSQGLSWSGDLGVKMMSEALSLKHVTYEQLGEDLLLQARL
- the glyA gene encoding serine hydroxymethyltransferase, yielding MENIRTLAEVDPEIAQVVRHETERQEEGLELIASENFVSPAVMEAMGSVLTNKYAEGYPGKRYYGGCEVVDVAETLAINRVKELFGAEAANVQAHSGSQANMAAYMALMKPGDTMLSLDLNSGGHLTHGAAFNFSGKLYKVVHYGLTRETETIDFGQVSSLAREHKPKVIIVGASAYPRTLDFAKFREIADSVGAAMMVDMAHIAGLVAAGVHPSPVPLAEFVTSTTHKTLRGPRGGLVLCKEPYAKAVNSQIFPGIQGGPLMHVIAAKAVAFKEALSPEFKAYQRQIVSNAKALAEALQKAGLRLCSGGTDNHLMLVDLRPKKITGKAAEDVLGKAGITVNKNMIPFDPEKPTTTSGVRVGTPSLTTRGMKEAEMAIVGQLIGEALDNASDEAQLTRIRGKVKELTKSFPLYASRLK
- the fabG gene encoding 3-oxoacyl-[acyl-carrier-protein] reductase → MNGFKDKVVLVTGGSRGIGRACAVAFAKAGAAVVIVNYAGNEAAAQESVKLVQEAGAKAEAVKFDVADTAACASAVENIVKTHGRLDVLVNNAGVAVDGLVMRLKDEDWDKQLDTNLKGAFALIRAASRPMMKQRGGAIINLTSIVGESGNGGQAAYSASKAGLIGLTKSVAKELASRNIRVNAVSPGFIGTDMTASINDEMRKKMLENIPLARLGTPEEVANAVVFLASDAAAYITGEVLKVNGGMYM
- the nrdR gene encoding transcriptional regulator NrdR → MRCPFCQDTENKVIDSRESHEGSVIRRRRECLQCKRRFTTYERVEELYPLIVKKDGRREAFDRDKIVNGLKKACEKRPVSADQVEQTVEAIERMLQGMGEKEVPSSVIGEEVMKHLRALDEVAYVRFASVYRSFRDIAEFMNELRELADQSKEARPKPQPGKGGQPS
- the fabF gene encoding beta-ketoacyl-ACP synthase II is translated as MSNRRVVVTGTGLITALGTGTEKNWQAMLAGKSGIGTITRFELAKLDTRVAGEVKDFAPEEFIDKREVRRMDLFSQYAVAASEMAMRESGLPIGTDKPHGYQQERVGVIIGSGIGGIASLEEQHKKGLEKGFDRLSPFFIIQMIINMAPGLVSIRYGAKGPNWSPVSACATSAHAIGEAWKSIRLGETDAVIAGGAEAAITPLGMGGFSVMKALSTRNDTTASRPFDKDRDGFVMGEGAGIVILEELEHAKKRGANILAELVGYAANSDANHVTAPAPEGEGAARCMRLALASAQMNPEEVGYINAHGTSTPYNDANETKAIKSVFGAHARKLAVSSTKSMTGHMLGAAGGAEAVVSVLSLLRGVLPPTINYTTPDPDCDLDYVPNQPREVRVEAAMSNSFGFGGTNAVLLFRRFK
- the acpP gene encoding acyl carrier protein; the protein is MSTSAIETKVKSIIADQLGVGEDEIKPESSFIEDLGADSLDIVELVMAMEEEFEVEIPDEEAENIKTVGDAINYINTHKK
- the rpiB gene encoding ribose 5-phosphate isomerase B, producing the protein MKIILASDHAGLELRKALVDLLQEKGHAFQDVGPTTSDSVDYPDFARTVARAVAAGEFTHGVLVCGTGIGMSIAANKYRGVRAALCSTEFEARMAREHNDANVLCLGQRVIGPGVAKGILEAFLATAFAGGKHARRVQMIRDAESESQR
- the fabD gene encoding ACP S-malonyltransferase, giving the protein MSKIAFVFPGQGSQKVGMGKDLLEKFPEARAVFDAADDALGEKLSSLCFEGPEDALKLTANTQPAILTVSLAVHAIVSKRGVTASFVAGHSLGEYSALVAAGALSLPDAVRAVRSRGSFMQEAVPAGVGAMAAVLGLEPEKVKAACDAAAQGEVLAPANYNSPEQTVIAGHASAVARAEAKLKEAGARRVMPLPVSAPFHCALMDPVKPRLAEVLGKVKVSAPRIPVVTNVEARPNADASRVVPLLLEQVSAPVRWIECVEALKAEGVTRIVELGPGKVLAGLVKRISKDIETFNVEDSASLEKTLAALGAA